The sequence AAAGATACTCCCGGAAGACCTATTAAAATACGGGCTTATCCCCGAATTTGTGGGAAGACTTCCTATAATTGTCACACTCGATGCTCTGGATGAAGATGCATTGATCAGAATCCTTACCGAGCCGAGGAATGCCCTTGTTAAGCAATACCAGAAATTCTTTGAAATGGATAATGTGCTCCTTGAGTTTACACCGGATGCATTAAAGGCTATTGCGAAGCAGGCTATTGATAGGAAAACAGGAGCACGCGGTCTGAGGGCAATTTTAGAAGACGTTATGCTGGATATTATGTACGAAATACCTTCAAGGGATGATATAGCCAAATGTGTTATAACCAAGGAAGTAATACTGAAAAAGGAAAAACCTATAATAGTTACCGCAGAACGCAAAAAGGGAAAGAAAAAGGAAGTTACAGCTTAAGTTTAAAAGGTGTGGGAATTTACCCACACCTTTTGTAGTTACTTCCAGGATAAAGTCCCTTCCTGTGAGAAATACTAGAGATGCTGCCATTCAGGAAGGGAGGTAATTATAAAGGTGGATTCCGGCATAGGTATTCTAGGGTTAATTCAGTTTTTTTTCGCCATAGTAATTGGAATGTATTTTTTGAATCTGTTAAGGAATCAACAGGGAAACAGAATTGCTGTCGAACGGGAATCGAAAAAGGAAATGGAAAAACTGAAAAGGATGAGGGAAATCTCGCTGACAGAACCCCTATCGGAAAAAACCCGCCCAACAAGTTTTGATGAGATTATCGGCCAGGAAGAGGGGTTAAAAACATTGCGAGCTGCCCTTTGTGGACCCAATCCACAGCATATAATAATTTACGGACCGCCGGGGATAGGTAAAACCGCTGCAGCGCGCCTTGTACTTGAAGAAGCGAAAAAAAACCCTGATTCTCCCTTCAGCAGTGAAGCTAAATTTGTTGAAATAGATGCTACTACGGCAAGATTTGATGAAAGGGGAATAGCGGATCCGCTGATCGGTTCGGTTCATGACCCCATTTATCAGGGCGCAGGGCCTTTAGGGATGGCCGGGATACCTCAGCCCAAACCGGGTGCCGTTACAAAAGCCCATGGAGGCCTTCTGTTTATAGATGAAATAGGGGAATTACACCCTATTCAAATGAACAAATTACTAAAGGTCCTTGAAGATAGAAAGGTTTTTCTTGAAAGTGCGTATTACAGTTCAGAAGATACAAATATACCTCAACATATCCATGAAATTTTTCAGAACGGTCTGCCTGCCGATTTTCGTCTGGTAGGAGCTACTACGAGAACACCTAACGATATTCCTCCGGCTATTAGATCTAGATGCCTCGAGGTATTCTTCAGGGCCCTGACACCTGATGAGATAGGGGTAATAGCGCTGAATGCTGCTAAAAAAGTTGATTTTAGGATTGAGGAAAAAGCAGTTGATGTGATAAAGAAATATGCTTCTAACGGCAGGGAAGCTGTTAATATAATCCAGATTGCAGGGGGTATTGCCCTTTCTGAAAACAGGAAGGAGATCAGGTTGGAGGACATTGAATGGGTTGTAAACAGCGGTCAGTACACACCGAGGCCGGAAAAAAAGATATCACCCAGACCTCAGATTGGTTTTGTTAACGGCCTTGCCGTATATGGACCTAATATGGGGACCCTAATTGAAATAGAAGTTACTGCCATTCCCGTGGAAAAGGGCAGAGGAACGATAACCGTTACCGGCATAGTTGAAGAAGAAGAGATGGGTGGAGATGCCCGTAAATTAAGACGAAAAGGGGCTGCTAAAGGTTCTGTGGATAACGTTGTAACCGTTTTACGCAAGTTTTTGGATGTCGATCCGAGGGATTATGATATTCACCTCAATTTTCCGGGGGGCATCCCGATAGACGGCCCTTCTGCCGGTACTACCGTTGCCACTGCTATCTATTCTGCAATAAAAAACATTCCCGTTGACAACCTTGTAGCCATAACGGGAGAGATTTCAATAAGGGGATATGTCAAACCCGTAGGTGGTGTCAAAGCGAAGATAGAAGCGGCGAAACAGGCAGGGGCTAAAAGGGTTTTAATTCCAAAGGAAAACTGGCAGGAGATATATAAAAATTGCGGTATAGAGGTGATACCTGTAGAGACAATTCAGGAGGTAATAGAATATGCGCTGGTAAATAGAAAGGAATCGAAAGGGATTGTTTCCCCATCTCATGATGCAGGCGTTTTGACAGCTTCAGGAACATAATGCCCGGTTTTTAGACCGGGTGAATTTTTACCTTAAAAAGGATTTGATTAAGTTAAGCAGAATAGTATAATTATAGTGTATACCATTTCATTTCAGCTAAGGGGGGGAATCAACAACATGAACAATGGAAGAGACAGAAAAAAAATCCTTCCTCTGCTACCGTTACGCGGCCTTTTAGTGTTCCCATATATGGTTCTCCATTTTGATGTCGGAAGGGATAAGTCTATAGGTGCTCTGGAACATTCTATGGTAGAGAATCAGCTCATTTTATTGGCTACCCAGAAGGATGCCAAGATTGATTTTCCTGCCCCTAAGGATATCTACAAAACCGGTACGGTTGCTAAGATAAAACAGCTTTTAAAACTTCCCGGAGACACTATAAGGGTTTTGGTGGAGGGTATTAACAGAGCTCAGATAATAAGGTATATCGAAACTGAACCCTTTTTTAAAGTTGAGGTGGTTGAAATAGAAGAAAGCGGGGAAATGGAAAAGGATTCGGAAATTGAAGCATTGATGAGGACTGTAGTAAGCCAATTTGAAGAATATATTAAATTAAGCAAGAAGATATCCCCCGAAATTATGATATCAATTAATGCTATTGATGAGCCCGGCAGGTTAGCGGATATAATTGCTTCCCATCTATCCTTAAAAACTGATGTTAAACAGGAGATCCTGGAAGCTATAACCCCGAAAACAAGGCTAACCAAATTATATGAAATTATAACCCGTGAAATAGAGATCCTTGAAATTGAACGGAAGATAAATCTAAGGGTAAGAAAACAGATGGAAAAAACCCAGAAGGAATATTACCTGAGAGAGCAGCTGAAAGCCATTCAAAAGGAATTGGGGGAAAAGGACGAGAAAACAGCAGAGGTGGATGAATACCGTCAGAGGATTGCCGAATTGAAGCTTCCGGAATATGTCGAAGAAAAGGCTTTAAAAGAGGTTGAGCGTCTTGAAAAAATGCCTCCCGCTGTTGCAGAAAGCGCTGTAATCAGGACGTACCTGGATTGGATTTTGAGTTTGCCGTGGACTAATGAAACCCAGGACCGCCTAGATATTAATATCGCAGAGAAAATCCTGAATGAGGACCATTATGCCCTTGAAAAGGTTAAAGAAAGGATCCTCGAGTACCTGGCGATCAGACAGCTGGTTAAAAAGATGAAAGGCCCCATATTGTGCCTGGTTGGTCCGCCGGGTGTTGGTAAGACTTCCCTGGCCAAGTCAGTAGCACGGGCCTTGGAACGCAAATTCGTCAGGATATCGCTGGGCGGGGTTAGAGATGAGGCCGAAATCAGAGGGCACAGGCGAACTTATGTAGGGGCATTACCGGGCAGGATAATTCAGGCTATGAAACAGGCAGGTTCTAAAAACCCAGTATTTTTGTTGGACGAGATTGACAAGATGAGTGCCGATTTTCGAGGAGACCCGGCATCTGCTCTCCTTGAGGTCCTCGATCCGGAACAGAATAACAGCTTCAGTGACCATTATATAGAACTGCCTTTTGATTTATCCAAGGTGATGTTTATTACTACTGCAAATGCATTATACAATATTCCCAGACCCCTTCTGGACAGAATGGAGACCATTTACATTTCAGGGTATACCGAAGAGGAAAAGGTTAAAATCGCCCAGAAGTATTTAATCCCTAAACAGCTAAAAGAACACGGGCTTAAAAGGGAAAATCTTATAATTTCAGAAGGGACTGTAAGGAATATTATCAGGTATTATACCAGAGAAGCCGGAGTAAGGAATCTGGAAAGGGAGATAGCAGCGATATGCAGGAAAAGTGCAAGGAAGCTGTTAAAGGAAAAAGGAGAACAGATCAAGGTTACAACGAGGAATTTGAACAAATTCCTTGGGATTCCAAGATATAGATACGGTGAAGTCGAAAAAGGTAATGAAGTCGGGGTCGCTACCGGTATGGCGTGGACAGAAATCGGCGGAGATATTCTTGCCATTGAGGTTTCCGTAATGGCGGGTAAGGGCAAATTGACCCTGACGGGGAAACTGGGGGACGTGATGCAGGAATCTGCCTATGCAGGTTTGAGCTATATAAGGTCAATATCCGACAGATTAAATATAGATGAAAAATTTTATGAGCAGAATGATATTCACATCCATGTCCCGGAAGGAGCGATTCCGAAGGACGGTCCTTCTGCAGGGATAACCATGGCTACAGCCCTGGCATCTGCTTTAACCGGTACCCCTGTTAATAAGAATGTAGCCATGACCGGGGAGATAACCCTAAGAGGTAGGGTCCTTCCGGTCGGGGGCATAAAGGAAAAGGTCCTGGCAGCTCATAGGGCGGGTATAAAGACTATAATTCTGCCCAAACAGAACAAAAAGGACCTGGAAGAAATACCGATCAATATAAAGAAAAAACTGAATTTTGTTCTGGTAGACAACATGGAGCAGGTTTTGGAAAAGGCACTTGTTAAGGAGAAGGAAGATGGAGATTAAAACGGCCGTTTTTGCAGGGAGTTTTGTCAGTCAGGCACAGTTTCCCAAAGACCATTTACCCGAAATAGCCCTTGTCGGCAGGTCCAATGTGGGTAAATCTTCCCTCATAAACTGCCTGGCAAATAGAAAGGCCCTTGCAAAGACAAGCTCCCGGCCGGGCAAAACCCGTACGTTGAATTTTTATAAGGTTAACAACAAATTCTATTTTGTTGATCTGCCCGGATACGGCTTTGCCAGGGTGTCTAAACAGCAAAAAGA is a genomic window of Koleobacter methoxysyntrophicus containing:
- the lon gene encoding endopeptidase La, which produces MNNGRDRKKILPLLPLRGLLVFPYMVLHFDVGRDKSIGALEHSMVENQLILLATQKDAKIDFPAPKDIYKTGTVAKIKQLLKLPGDTIRVLVEGINRAQIIRYIETEPFFKVEVVEIEESGEMEKDSEIEALMRTVVSQFEEYIKLSKKISPEIMISINAIDEPGRLADIIASHLSLKTDVKQEILEAITPKTRLTKLYEIITREIEILEIERKINLRVRKQMEKTQKEYYLREQLKAIQKELGEKDEKTAEVDEYRQRIAELKLPEYVEEKALKEVERLEKMPPAVAESAVIRTYLDWILSLPWTNETQDRLDINIAEKILNEDHYALEKVKERILEYLAIRQLVKKMKGPILCLVGPPGVGKTSLAKSVARALERKFVRISLGGVRDEAEIRGHRRTYVGALPGRIIQAMKQAGSKNPVFLLDEIDKMSADFRGDPASALLEVLDPEQNNSFSDHYIELPFDLSKVMFITTANALYNIPRPLLDRMETIYISGYTEEEKVKIAQKYLIPKQLKEHGLKRENLIISEGTVRNIIRYYTREAGVRNLEREIAAICRKSARKLLKEKGEQIKVTTRNLNKFLGIPRYRYGEVEKGNEVGVATGMAWTEIGGDILAIEVSVMAGKGKLTLTGKLGDVMQESAYAGLSYIRSISDRLNIDEKFYEQNDIHIHVPEGAIPKDGPSAGITMATALASALTGTPVNKNVAMTGEITLRGRVLPVGGIKEKVLAAHRAGIKTIILPKQNKKDLEEIPINIKKKLNFVLVDNMEQVLEKALVKEKEDGD
- the lonB gene encoding ATP-dependent protease LonB; its protein translation is MYFLNLLRNQQGNRIAVERESKKEMEKLKRMREISLTEPLSEKTRPTSFDEIIGQEEGLKTLRAALCGPNPQHIIIYGPPGIGKTAAARLVLEEAKKNPDSPFSSEAKFVEIDATTARFDERGIADPLIGSVHDPIYQGAGPLGMAGIPQPKPGAVTKAHGGLLFIDEIGELHPIQMNKLLKVLEDRKVFLESAYYSSEDTNIPQHIHEIFQNGLPADFRLVGATTRTPNDIPPAIRSRCLEVFFRALTPDEIGVIALNAAKKVDFRIEEKAVDVIKKYASNGREAVNIIQIAGGIALSENRKEIRLEDIEWVVNSGQYTPRPEKKISPRPQIGFVNGLAVYGPNMGTLIEIEVTAIPVEKGRGTITVTGIVEEEEMGGDARKLRRKGAAKGSVDNVVTVLRKFLDVDPRDYDIHLNFPGGIPIDGPSAGTTVATAIYSAIKNIPVDNLVAITGEISIRGYVKPVGGVKAKIEAAKQAGAKRVLIPKENWQEIYKNCGIEVIPVETIQEVIEYALVNRKESKGIVSPSHDAGVLTASGT